The genomic segment TTTAAAGTCATCACAGAAAGGTGTGATCCGAGAACTGACTTTTTTATTTTTAGCCATATCAGTCAAGACACACTGGATTATACCAGTGGAACAGTAAACAAAGGTAGTAAACTTTTATGGATGGGGATCACGGAAGCAAATGCACCTATAAAGTTTCCAAACTTACCCAAAGAGTTTACGGGAACTTTCAAAGACAAAAGGTTTCAAAATCCAAAAGTGTTTTTACCAGGAGTTCTTGTCGTCAAAGGTTCTGCCTATACACAAAATGATCGTTTGGCGGAAAATTTACTTAGTGAAGATCTTGGTCGGTTCCATTATATTTTTCTTGTAGATGATTCCGAGGATGCAATCAAAACCGATTCCGATTTTATTTGGACTATGTTTACACGAATGGAACCAGCATCAGATGTTTATGCAAGAACAGAAACCAAACAGAATCATATTGCATATCAAGTTCCAATTGTTTTTGATTGTCGAATGAAACCTTGGATTCCTGAAGTTCTCGTTCCCCTTCCTGAAACAGTCAAACAGGTGAATGAAAAATTTGGAAAGATCATAGATGCGATTGGATAGGGAAATATTTGTTTTTCTTACCCGATAACAAAAAAGTTTATAGAAAGAAACCTTGGATATAAAAAACTAAAACGAAACAAATGGCAAAAAAACTCACTCTCGTCACTGGAGGCGCAGGCCTCATTGGTTCTCAAATCATCGAAGACTTAAATCACAATGGTAATACCGATATTTTGGTAGTGGATCATTTGGGGACAACGGAGAAATGGAAAAACCTCCAAAGGAATTTTTTTAAGGACTATTATGAGAAAGATCAATTTGAATCTTTTCTCGATTCTGGAAGTTCCCTCTTAAATGAAATTTCTGAAATTTACCATTTGGGTGCTTGTTCTGCTACAACAGAAAAAGACGCCAGTTATCTAATGCACAATAACTTCCATTATACGAAGAAGTTGGCTGAGTTTGCCGTCGCAAAAAACATTCCTTTTCTTTATGCTTCCAGTGCCGCAACCTATGGGGAAGGTGAATTTGGGTACAATGACAATGCCCCAATCGAAAATCTCAAACCCCTAAATATGTATGGGTATTCCAAACAACTGTTCGATCTATATGCCAAAAAGGTAGGGATCGCCGACAAACTCGTTGGACTCAAATACTTCAATGTTTTTGGGTATGGGGAAGCTCATAAGGGAGAAATGCGGAGCCTAGTTTTAAAAGGTTACGAACAAATCAGAGAAACAGGAAAATTAAAATTATTCAAGTCTTACAAACCGGAATACAAAGACGGCGAACAGAAAAGAGATTTCCTCTATGTAAAAGACGCGAGCAAAATCAGTATCTATCTACTTTCTGAACGAAAGTACGGATTGTACAATGTAGGGCGAGGGGTTGCTGAAACCTGGAACGATTTAGCGAACGCTCTGTTCGCATCTATGGACAAACCAGTCAATATTGAATACGTGGAAATGCCCGAATCTTTAAAGGGAAAATACCAATACTATACCTGTGCGGAAATGGAAAAGATCCAAAAAACAGGATATCCCTTTGGTTACACGAACCTCAGGGATGCAGTGGCAGAATACATTCGTTTTCTATTAGCAGAAACGAAGTAATGTTTATTTTTTATACACTTTTACGATAGTTTGGATCAGATCCTTGAATTTAGGATCTTTCAAACTATAGAAAACTTGGTTAGATGATTTACGAGACTCTAATATCCCGTTGTTTTTCATCTTACTTAGGTGTTGGGATGCAGCCGATTGGCTAGTTCCTAACAATTCAACAAGCTGACCTACCGTTTTTTCTTCTTTAGCCAGGGTATAAAGAATCAATAAACGGATAGGGTGGGCGATCCCTTGGATCCCTTTAATCGCTTGTTCCAATTGTTGTTTTGTGAGTTCTGTTTTTATTTTCATCAGTAAGAATTCCGTTATATCCTTATGACGAATCTATCCTCTATTTACCTACGAAATTTTTTTCGTTTGTAAAAAAAATGACAAAATTAGGAAAGAGAAGGTCTGCCCTCGTGAGGTTTTCCCGAGAGCAGGGAAGAGATTAATCGAAGTTAGATTCGAACTCCACCGGAAATTTCTAGCACGACTCCTGTCACCAAATCATTAGAAATAATAAACTCAGCGGTAGATGCAATTTCATCTGGTTCTCCAAGCCTTCCCACGGGGATGATGGATTTCCATTTTTCTAATGCTTCCGGATTCATGTCTTTTAGAACCATTTCCGTTCCAATAAACCCAGGTGCAATCCCTGCTACCCGGATTCCAAACTTAGCAAGTTCCTTTGACCAAGTCACAGTCATTGCCGCAACACCGGCTTTTGCAGCGCTATAATTCGTTTGGCCTGAATTCCCATGCATAGCGATGGAGGCAATGGGGATGATCACTCCCTTCTTTTGTTCCACCATCTTTGCTGCTGCTTCGCGTGCGGTAAGAAACACACCCGTTAAGTTTACGTCAATGACCGATTGCCACTGGTCGATTCCCATTTTGCCTTTTACTTTGCCCGTTTCTTTGTCCACACGAATGAGGAGACCATCACGTAGGATTCCTGCGTTCAAAATGGCCACGTCCAAACTCCCTTGGAAAGCTGCTGCTTCTTCGATGAGACGGATGCTGTCTTCTTCTTTGGCAACATTAGCAACAATGCCAGTTGTTTTGATTCCTTCTTTTTGAAAGAGAGCTACGGTTTCGTCCAATTTGTCTTTTTGGATGTCTGAGAGAATGATATTGGCACCTGTCTTACCCAAACGGTAAGCCATTGCTTTTCCGAGGCCACCGGCAGATCCGGTGACGAGAATGTTTGCACCTTTTAATTCCATGTCCACCAGTTTCGAAAATGGCAAACGGACGGTCGATACAAATCTAAGAGAGTAGGGTCGGGGGAATCAAGAATTAAATTTCTGCTAGTTCTGCACTACGAAACGAAACATAATTGTCGTTAAATGGAATTTCCACCCGAGCTACGGTGCGGTCTCCATGAGTGATGATGCGAAATAGGTTAGGGTCGACCCCTTCGTTTTTGAGTAGGATCATAATGAGAGCGATTCCAAGTCCTGCACCTTCAGTATTGTCCATATTGTCCATATAGAATTCAGCAATGTCATTGTATCCCATGGACTTCTTCATTTTTTCTCGCATCCGAGCTTCTTCGGTTTTGATGACAGGCGTGTTGTTTGTCACTTCTACCAAAAGTCCGTCTAGGCAGTAATGGAATTTGATTTGCACGTAAACCCCACGAGCAAGGCAACGTTTTCCATATTCATCAGCCATTTTTTCTGAAAACTTTTTAGAATACTCTTTGATCCCTTGGAGGTAGTCACTTTCGTCGGTGATGTCCAAACCTTCGTCTTCAAAAAACACACGTTTTTGATTGGCTTTGATCCCGTTGATGGTAAGTTCTTTGGAGATTGTATAAAGCATCTCCACAAATTGAGATTGTCCCACTTCAGAAAGGATATTTGTGATGAGTCCTAAAACATATTGTTCCAGTTGGCGATTCATCCTTGAGGATCTTACGACAATTTTGGATTTTGCCTTTACCAAATCGGGGATTTTTGTTTCTAATTCTATAAAGGGTTTCGCCACGAATCATTCCTTAAAGTGGGGGACTTATCCCACATGGTTCTATTATCGAACCGAGAAATCCACAACTAAAATCTCAAGGGAAATTCACTGTTTTTCTTGTTTTTTTGCCATTTCTATGAAATAAACTCATTTTCCATTGACCAAAGAGCCTCATTTAAAATAGTGTAAAAAACCTAGCCTCGCTTGGAAACCCGCGCTTGGGTGGGAACGTTTTGCCCTCTTAGCTCAGTGGTAGAGCACTTCCATGGTAAGGAAGGGGTCACCAGTTCAAGCCTGGTAGAGGGCTTGTTTTAGGGCTGTAGTTTAATGGTAGAACTAGGATCTCCAAAGTCCTTGGTGGGAGTTCGATTCTCTCCAGCCCTGCCAGACTGCAGAATTTATAGAATTAGAGAACAGGACAAGGATCAATGAAAGCTACGAGTTTCATTCAGGAATGTAAAGCAGAACTTGAAAAAGTACATTGGCCTACGCGCCAAGAAGTTGTGAGTTCTACCGTTGTAGTCCTAGTTACAGTATTTATCTTTTCCCTATTTTTATCAGCTTCGGATTTTGTATTCCTTAAGTTGTTAAAATGGTTCTGGGCATTAGGAACATAGGTAGGGAAGTGGGCGATTCTTTAGATAAAAAATGGTATGTGCTTCAAACTTATTCCGGTCACGAGAATAAGGTGAAGACAAACATTGAAAAGATGGTCCAACAACAAAAGCTGGAAGACCAAATCTTCGCGGTAAAAATTCCTTCAATGGAAGTTGCCGAAATGAAAAACGGCAAAAAGAAGGTCACAAAGAAAAAACTCATGCCGGGTTATGTTCTCGTTGAGATGAACATGACCGATGACCTTCGATTTAAAATCCAGAACTTACCTTCTGTGTCTACGTTTGTAGGCGGAAAAGGAAAAGGTCCGGAGCCACTTTCACTGGATGAGATCAAAAATCTCTTCAGCGATGTGGGAAGTGTGGAATCGGAAGAAGTTTCGAGACCTCGTTTCCTATTCAAAGTGGGCGAAACATTGAAAATTATAGATGGTCCGTTTGCTAATTTCACAGGTCTTGTGGATGAAATTTTCCCTGATAAGGGAAGACTCCGCGTTCGTGTAGAAATTTTCGGAAGATCCACTCCTGTGGAGTTGGATTACCTCCAAGTAAAATCGGAACAATAGAACTGATAGATTGACTTTTAGTAAGGAACTTGAAACGAGATGGCTGCAAAGAAAGTAGTAAAACAAATTAAACTCCAAGTGGAAGCAGGGAAAGCAAACCCAGCTCCTCCAGTAGGTCCCGCTCTTGGTCAAGCCGGACTCAATATCATGGAATTCTGTAAACAGTTCAATGAGAGATCCAAAACTCAAATGGGACTCAAACTCCCAGTAGTAATCACTGTTTATTCTGACAGAAGTTTTACATTCGTAACTAAATCTCCTCCAGCAGCTCTTCTTGTCATGAAGGCGCTTGGCTTACAAGGTGGATCTGCCACTCCACACACTGTAAAAGTGGGAACTATCAAACGAGCTCAACTAGAAGAAATTGCAAAAACTAAGATGGAAGACCTAAACGCGAACGATATGGATGCAGCAGTGAACATCATTGCTGGAACTTGTCGTTCCATGGGTGTAAACGTCGAGTAATCATAGGAAACGGGAACTGAAGTCATGAAACGCGGCAAAAAGTATATCCAACTCAAAGA from the Leptospira congkakensis genome contains:
- the secE gene encoding preprotein translocase subunit SecE → MKATSFIQECKAELEKVHWPTRQEVVSSTVVVLVTVFIFSLFLSASDFVFLKLLKWFWALGT
- a CDS encoding SDR family NAD(P)-dependent oxidoreductase, yielding MELKGANILVTGSAGGLGKAMAYRLGKTGANIILSDIQKDKLDETVALFQKEGIKTTGIVANVAKEEDSIRLIEEAAAFQGSLDVAILNAGILRDGLLIRVDKETGKVKGKMGIDQWQSVIDVNLTGVFLTAREAAAKMVEQKKGVIIPIASIAMHGNSGQTNYSAAKAGVAAMTVTWSKELAKFGIRVAGIAPGFIGTEMVLKDMNPEALEKWKSIIPVGRLGEPDEIASTAEFIISNDLVTGVVLEISGGVRI
- the rfaD gene encoding ADP-glyceromanno-heptose 6-epimerase — protein: MAKKLTLVTGGAGLIGSQIIEDLNHNGNTDILVVDHLGTTEKWKNLQRNFFKDYYEKDQFESFLDSGSSLLNEISEIYHLGACSATTEKDASYLMHNNFHYTKKLAEFAVAKNIPFLYASSAATYGEGEFGYNDNAPIENLKPLNMYGYSKQLFDLYAKKVGIADKLVGLKYFNVFGYGEAHKGEMRSLVLKGYEQIRETGKLKLFKSYKPEYKDGEQKRDFLYVKDASKISIYLLSERKYGLYNVGRGVAETWNDLANALFASMDKPVNIEYVEMPESLKGKYQYYTCAEMEKIQKTGYPFGYTNLRDAVAEYIRFLLAETK
- a CDS encoding ArsR/SmtB family transcription factor, translating into MKIKTELTKQQLEQAIKGIQGIAHPIRLLILYTLAKEEKTVGQLVELLGTSQSAASQHLSKMKNNGILESRKSSNQVFYSLKDPKFKDLIQTIVKVYKK
- the nusG gene encoding transcription termination/antitermination protein NusG, which gives rise to MVLGIRNIGREVGDSLDKKWYVLQTYSGHENKVKTNIEKMVQQQKLEDQIFAVKIPSMEVAEMKNGKKKVTKKKLMPGYVLVEMNMTDDLRFKIQNLPSVSTFVGGKGKGPEPLSLDEIKNLFSDVGSVESEEVSRPRFLFKVGETLKIIDGPFANFTGLVDEIFPDKGRLRVRVEIFGRSTPVELDYLQVKSEQ
- a CDS encoding histidine kinase, coding for MAKPFIELETKIPDLVKAKSKIVVRSSRMNRQLEQYVLGLITNILSEVGQSQFVEMLYTISKELTINGIKANQKRVFFEDEGLDITDESDYLQGIKEYSKKFSEKMADEYGKRCLARGVYVQIKFHYCLDGLLVEVTNNTPVIKTEEARMREKMKKSMGYNDIAEFYMDNMDNTEGAGLGIALIMILLKNEGVDPNLFRIITHGDRTVARVEIPFNDNYVSFRSAELAEI
- the rplK gene encoding 50S ribosomal protein L11, which translates into the protein MAAKKVVKQIKLQVEAGKANPAPPVGPALGQAGLNIMEFCKQFNERSKTQMGLKLPVVITVYSDRSFTFVTKSPPAALLVMKALGLQGGSATPHTVKVGTIKRAQLEEIAKTKMEDLNANDMDAAVNIIAGTCRSMGVNVE